In Corynebacterium endometrii, one DNA window encodes the following:
- a CDS encoding alanine/glycine:cation symporter family protein, giving the protein METLENIVTGVSDFLWTGVPWLLLAAGAYFGIRTLLVQIRMLPDMFKAITESPSGAGADKDAEYGGISAFKAFTISAAARVGTGNVAGVAVAISVGGPGAVFWMWVIALVGGATSFVESTLAQLFKTKDEDGNYHGGPAYYMTRGLGWKPLAVIFAIFLPVTYGFVYNAIQTNSIVESVGASLNNDSMGLKVGIGIAMVILTAIVIFGGVQRIANATNVIVPFMAGAYIIMGVVVIILNINEIPGMISAIVGHALGFKEIAGATLWFAFSQGMRRGLFSNEAGMGSAPNAAATATVSHPVKQGLVQTLGVYFDTLVVCSITSFIILLGPAVTYGEEQQGVSLTQFALADSVGDWAIHFVTFILFFLAFSSILGNYYLAQANVEYLTKSKTVINIFRVIVLGFVFFGAIGSVPLVWSMGDMFAASMVFINIIAIAPMAGIAIKLLKNYNEQRRAGVDPVFHRDMLPEVKNIEFWDGSDPVTRRSAEDRVTVRAARRAGEDNEQGGLSV; this is encoded by the coding sequence ATGGAAACACTTGAAAACATAGTCACTGGAGTAAGTGACTTCTTATGGACTGGAGTCCCGTGGCTCCTCCTTGCCGCGGGTGCCTACTTTGGTATCCGCACCCTCTTGGTTCAGATCCGCATGCTGCCGGACATGTTCAAGGCCATCACGGAGTCACCATCCGGCGCTGGCGCGGACAAGGATGCTGAGTATGGCGGAATCTCAGCCTTCAAGGCTTTTACCATCTCCGCCGCCGCCCGCGTGGGCACAGGCAACGTGGCCGGCGTGGCGGTAGCCATTTCCGTCGGCGGCCCGGGTGCCGTGTTCTGGATGTGGGTCATCGCCCTCGTTGGCGGCGCGACCTCCTTCGTGGAATCCACCTTGGCACAGCTGTTTAAGACCAAGGATGAAGACGGAAATTACCACGGCGGCCCGGCGTACTACATGACCCGCGGCCTAGGCTGGAAGCCATTGGCAGTCATCTTCGCCATCTTCCTGCCCGTTACCTACGGCTTTGTCTACAACGCCATCCAGACCAACTCCATTGTTGAGTCCGTGGGAGCGTCCCTCAACAATGACTCCATGGGGCTGAAAGTCGGCATCGGCATTGCCATGGTCATCCTAACCGCCATCGTCATCTTTGGCGGCGTGCAGCGTATCGCTAACGCTACCAACGTGATTGTGCCCTTCATGGCCGGCGCGTACATCATCATGGGCGTCGTGGTTATAATCCTGAACATCAATGAAATCCCGGGCATGATTAGCGCCATCGTGGGCCATGCGCTGGGCTTTAAGGAAATTGCCGGCGCCACCTTGTGGTTCGCATTCTCCCAGGGCATGCGCCGCGGCCTGTTTTCCAATGAGGCCGGTATGGGTTCCGCGCCGAACGCCGCGGCAACCGCAACCGTCTCCCACCCAGTCAAGCAGGGTCTGGTTCAGACCTTGGGCGTATATTTTGATACCTTGGTGGTTTGCTCAATCACGAGCTTTATCATCCTGCTGGGGCCAGCAGTGACCTACGGTGAGGAACAACAAGGCGTCTCCCTGACCCAGTTCGCGCTGGCCGATTCCGTGGGTGATTGGGCCATCCACTTCGTCACCTTTATCCTGTTCTTCCTCGCGTTCTCCTCCATCTTGGGCAATTACTACTTGGCGCAGGCCAACGTGGAGTACCTGACCAAGTCCAAGACTGTCATCAACATCTTCCGCGTCATAGTTCTGGGCTTCGTGTTCTTCGGCGCCATTGGTTCGGTTCCTCTGGTCTGGTCCATGGGTGACATGTTCGCGGCGTCCATGGTGTTTATTAACATCATCGCGATTGCTCCTATGGCCGGTATTGCCATCAAGCTGCTCAAGAACTACAACGAACAGCGCAGGGCCGGCGTGGATCCTGTCTTCCACCGTGACATGCTGCCTGAGGTTAAAAACATTGAGTTCTGGGACGGCTCTGACCCGGTTACCCGCCGTAGCGCCGAAGATCGCGTAACCGTGCGGGCCGCTCGCCGCGCCGGTGAGGACAATGAGCAGGGTGGTCTGAGTGTCTAA
- the mutM gene encoding bifunctional DNA-formamidopyrimidine glycosylase/DNA-(apurinic or apyrimidinic site) lyase codes for MPELPEVEVVRRGLARYIGGATFDAVTVHNPRANRGQLEPLGALLRGQTVSHVARRGKFMWLEFEHEDHQDPLRDVLFIHLGMSGQIRIGDTDSKHVRLTARLHTPSGDPLTVTFIDQRTFGRWLYAPWSTMAHIAPDPLEADFDEAAAARRIRAKRGPIKSVLLDQTVLSGVGNIYADEALWAAGIHPKKRASTLRQSDALTLIRRAAEVMNRALEQGGTSFDSLYVNVNGESGYFSRSLNAYGRTGLPCHRCNTAMERMVISGRSTHLCPQCQTFKPSIRPPGGL; via the coding sequence ATGCCTGAGTTACCAGAGGTGGAAGTAGTCCGCCGCGGCCTCGCCCGCTACATAGGCGGCGCAACGTTTGACGCGGTGACGGTCCACAATCCCCGCGCCAACCGCGGACAACTTGAACCCCTAGGTGCCCTATTGCGTGGGCAAACCGTTTCCCACGTGGCGCGCCGGGGCAAGTTCATGTGGTTGGAATTTGAGCACGAGGACCACCAGGATCCCCTGAGGGACGTGTTGTTTATTCACCTAGGCATGTCCGGCCAAATACGAATAGGCGATACGGATTCCAAGCACGTGCGCCTTACTGCACGCCTGCACACTCCCAGCGGTGACCCGCTGACGGTGACCTTTATCGATCAGCGCACCTTTGGCCGCTGGCTTTACGCGCCCTGGTCCACCATGGCGCACATAGCGCCAGACCCGTTGGAGGCTGATTTCGACGAGGCGGCCGCGGCGAGGCGCATCCGTGCGAAGAGGGGCCCGATTAAATCCGTGCTGCTGGATCAGACCGTCCTATCCGGCGTGGGCAATATCTATGCCGACGAGGCCCTGTGGGCCGCCGGAATTCACCCCAAGAAGCGCGCATCGACGCTGAGGCAATCCGATGCGCTAACCCTTATCCGCAGGGCCGCCGAGGTCATGAATAGGGCCCTGGAACAGGGCGGGACCAGTTTCGATTCGCTCTACGTCAACGTCAACGGCGAATCCGGGTATTTCTCGCGCTCACTCAACGCGTATGGACGCACGGGTTTACCTTGTCACAGGTGCAACACGGCGATGGAACGCATGGTCATTTCCGGGCGCTCCACACATCTGTGCCCGCAGTGTCAGACGTTTAAACCCAGCATCAGACCGCCGGGAGGTCTGTAA
- the rnc gene encoding ribonuclease III, with the protein MSRKKKLTGEESLKQAFEAVDHAPLLQVLGVEIAPELLCLALTHRSFANENGTLPNNERLEFLGDAVLGLSVASQLYTQYPSRPESDVSKMRASIVSRYGLADIAREINLGPHILLGKGEQSTGGHDKDSILADTTEAIFGAIYRQHGFEQARDVILRLFKYKIDNATVSGRHLDWKTNLQELCAELRAPMPVYTSTSTGPEHDQVFSATATVAGHDLGAGTGHNKKLAEQEAAEQACAKLKKTPQLVRGTVDTWTK; encoded by the coding sequence GTGAGCCGCAAAAAGAAGCTGACCGGCGAGGAGTCCCTGAAGCAGGCTTTCGAAGCCGTGGATCACGCGCCACTGCTCCAGGTCTTGGGCGTCGAAATTGCCCCGGAGCTGCTGTGCTTGGCCCTAACCCACCGCTCATTCGCCAATGAAAATGGCACGCTTCCCAACAATGAACGCCTAGAGTTTCTAGGCGATGCCGTGCTGGGGCTGTCCGTGGCCTCTCAGCTTTATACGCAGTACCCGTCACGTCCGGAATCGGACGTATCAAAGATGCGCGCGTCCATCGTCTCCCGCTACGGCCTTGCGGATATCGCACGCGAGATTAATCTTGGCCCCCACATCCTGCTGGGCAAGGGCGAGCAGTCCACGGGGGGACATGATAAGGATTCCATCCTGGCTGACACCACCGAAGCGATCTTTGGGGCGATCTACCGCCAGCACGGATTCGAGCAGGCCCGTGACGTTATCCTGCGCCTGTTTAAGTACAAGATTGATAACGCCACCGTTTCCGGCCGCCACCTCGACTGGAAGACAAACCTCCAGGAACTGTGCGCCGAACTGCGTGCGCCCATGCCGGTCTACACCTCCACCTCCACGGGCCCCGAGCACGACCAGGTATTTAGCGCCACCGCCACGGTGGCGGGCCATGACCTGGGCGCCGGCACCGGGCATAACAAGAAGCTCGCCGAGCAGGAAGCCGCGGAACAAGCCTGCGCCAAGCTCAAAAAGACCCCTCAGCTGGTGCGCGGGACTGTTGATACCTGGACGAAATAA
- a CDS encoding YceD family protein — MTNPLIFNVASLLRGPDADGMPLQRTQTGPAPERIGVEMIAIPEGGELTVDATLTPLGGAIMVDADLRGELQGECSRCLEPLKRELDLHVSQVFAADEDFITGDAADDEDKGSGDETPLIDNDQLDLLQTVIDEAGLSLPFAPVCEGGCEIDEPEGVTTGISGEGEAEESKVDPRWSGLEKFL; from the coding sequence ATGACTAACCCATTGATTTTCAACGTTGCGTCCCTCCTTCGAGGACCAGACGCAGATGGAATGCCCCTTCAACGCACGCAGACTGGCCCGGCGCCGGAGCGCATCGGCGTAGAGATGATTGCCATCCCTGAGGGAGGGGAATTGACGGTAGACGCTACCCTGACGCCATTGGGCGGCGCCATCATGGTCGACGCTGACCTGCGTGGAGAGCTACAAGGGGAATGCTCACGGTGCCTGGAACCCTTGAAGCGCGAATTGGACCTGCACGTCTCCCAAGTTTTTGCCGCAGATGAGGATTTTATCACCGGTGATGCGGCAGACGATGAGGACAAGGGCTCTGGAGATGAGACCCCATTGATTGACAACGATCAGCTCGATCTGCTGCAGACCGTCATCGATGAGGCGGGCTTGAGCCTGCCGTTCGCGCCGGTATGCGAGGGCGGCTGTGAGATTGATGAGCCGGAAGGCGTGACCACGGGCATCTCCGGGGAAGGCGAAGCGGAGGAGAGCAAGGTGGATCCACGCTGGAGCGGATTGGAGAAGTTCCTGTGA
- a CDS encoding DivIVA domain-containing protein: protein MYRVFECLDELNRTVEHGRSVPMTSNCVVPRNEMLAILDDLRNALPVEVDDAQDVLDKQDEIIRGAEERADQTIADSSAQADEIMARAEADAAAMVEDATRRAEAIMAKAHADSTAMVEDAQAQAERTIAEGNASYERAVADGQAEQERLVSESEVVRRSNEEAHRIVDTAHTESNRLRTECDEFVDSKLAEFEETLGGLLRTVSSDRTALRRGAGAASGVPRHRPERGGYTPRGYEQ from the coding sequence ATGTACCGCGTATTTGAGTGTCTTGATGAATTGAACCGCACCGTTGAACACGGCCGAAGTGTCCCTATGACTTCTAATTGCGTAGTGCCTCGCAATGAGATGCTGGCCATCCTGGATGACCTGCGCAACGCGCTGCCGGTGGAGGTCGATGACGCTCAGGATGTTTTAGACAAGCAGGATGAGATTATCCGTGGGGCAGAAGAGCGCGCGGATCAAACTATTGCTGATTCCAGCGCTCAGGCGGATGAGATTATGGCCCGCGCGGAGGCTGACGCCGCCGCGATGGTAGAGGACGCTACTCGCCGCGCTGAGGCGATTATGGCCAAGGCGCATGCTGACTCCACCGCTATGGTGGAGGACGCTCAGGCCCAGGCAGAGCGGACCATTGCTGAGGGCAACGCCTCCTATGAGCGCGCCGTGGCTGACGGCCAGGCAGAGCAGGAGCGCCTGGTTTCTGAGTCTGAGGTAGTTCGCCGCTCCAATGAGGAGGCCCACCGCATCGTGGATACGGCGCACACCGAGTCCAACCGTCTGCGGACCGAATGCGATGAATTCGTGGATTCCAAACTTGCCGAATTCGAAGAGACGCTGGGCGGCCTGCTGCGCACCGTGTCCTCTGATCGCACCGCCCTGCGTCGCGGCGCGGGTGCCGCATCCGGTGTCCCACGCCATCGCCCCGAGCGCGGCGGTTACACCCCGCGCGGTTACGAGCAGTAA
- the gdhA gene encoding NADP-specific glutamate dehydrogenase, which translates to MSIDQQISSYYDKLLKRNAGEPEFHQALAEVLDSLKVVLEKDPHYADYGLVERLCEPERQIIFRVPWTTDSGEIKVNRGFRVQFNSALGPYKGGLRFHPSVNLGIIKFLGFEQIFKNSLTGLPIGGGKGGSDFDPKGKSDAEVMRFCQSFMTELYRHIGEYRDVPAGDIGVGGREIGYLFGQYRRLANQHESGVLTGKGLSWGGSLVRTEATGYGCVYFTEQMAKSNGDSFDGAKVIVSGSGNVATYAAAKAQELGATVVAMSDSSGYISTPNGVDIALLKDVKEVRRERISAYAAEAGNGAEFHEKGNIWEVEADIALPCATQNELDADSAQLLIDNGVRYVAEGANMPCTADAVHLFQNSDVAFAPGKAANAGGVATSALEMQQNASRDSWSFDYTDERLRKIMSGIFTSCEETAAEYDREGDYVAGANIAGFKKVADAMLAQGVI; encoded by the coding sequence ATGTCCATCGACCAGCAGATTTCCAGTTACTATGACAAGCTTTTAAAGCGTAACGCCGGCGAGCCTGAGTTCCACCAGGCCCTCGCCGAGGTTCTGGATTCCCTCAAGGTAGTTCTGGAGAAGGACCCTCATTATGCAGATTATGGTCTGGTGGAGCGCCTCTGCGAGCCTGAGCGCCAGATTATCTTCCGCGTTCCGTGGACCACTGACAGCGGTGAGATCAAGGTAAACCGCGGTTTCCGCGTGCAGTTTAACTCCGCCCTGGGCCCATACAAGGGCGGCCTGCGTTTCCACCCATCCGTGAACCTGGGCATTATCAAGTTCCTGGGTTTCGAGCAGATCTTTAAGAACTCCCTGACCGGCCTGCCAATCGGCGGCGGCAAGGGCGGCTCTGACTTTGATCCAAAGGGCAAGTCTGACGCCGAGGTTATGCGTTTTTGCCAGTCCTTCATGACTGAGCTCTACCGCCACATTGGTGAGTACCGCGACGTTCCTGCGGGTGACATTGGTGTTGGCGGCCGTGAGATTGGCTACCTGTTTGGCCAGTACCGCCGCCTGGCGAACCAGCATGAATCCGGCGTGCTGACCGGCAAGGGCCTGAGCTGGGGTGGCTCCCTGGTGCGCACCGAGGCTACCGGTTACGGTTGCGTCTACTTTACCGAGCAGATGGCAAAGTCCAACGGGGACAGCTTTGACGGCGCTAAGGTTATTGTTTCCGGTTCCGGCAATGTGGCCACCTACGCGGCTGCAAAGGCCCAGGAGCTGGGCGCTACCGTCGTGGCTATGTCTGATTCCTCCGGCTACATCTCCACCCCTAACGGCGTGGACATTGCGCTGCTCAAGGACGTTAAGGAAGTTCGCCGCGAGCGCATCTCTGCCTACGCTGCGGAGGCCGGCAACGGTGCTGAGTTCCACGAGAAGGGCAATATCTGGGAGGTCGAGGCCGATATTGCTTTGCCGTGCGCAACCCAGAATGAGCTGGACGCGGATTCCGCCCAGCTGCTGATCGACAATGGTGTCCGCTACGTCGCGGAGGGCGCAAACATGCCGTGCACCGCCGACGCGGTCCACCTGTTCCAAAACTCCGATGTGGCGTTCGCCCCAGGCAAGGCCGCCAACGCCGGCGGCGTGGCCACCTCGGCCCTGGAGATGCAGCAAAACGCGTCCCGCGATTCTTGGTCCTTTGACTACACCGATGAGCGCCTGCGCAAGATCATGTCCGGCATCTTCACCAGCTGTGAGGAGACCGCCGCTGAGTATGACCGCGAAGGTGACTACGTGGCCGGCGCCAACATCGCCGGTTTCAAGAAGGTTGCTGACGCGATGCTGGCACAGGGCGTCATCTAA
- a CDS encoding glycerate kinase has product MHIIVAPDSFKGTATAPEAAAGIAAGIREALPEAKVTTLALADGGEGTSEAVASVLATAGHRIEKVTLPTVDALGRLTEATYYLDRDDNTAYIDVAAASGLPAVADGPDALHSDTYGTGVLIADAESKGAKRIVLGLGGSATTDGGTGILTALGAAAHDSRGYALPKGGAPLVHLDHIDTVQLNMKAAMLDFVLLCDTRCTAARSAIMYGPQKGASQQEVALLTGALQRLCEVTGIDPETESFGAAGAIPVGLTWVSETLWGTRDHVAVRSGAEFIADAMNLDDRLATADLIITGEGGFDEQSLTGKVVGTIADKAAAAGVQLGVVAGRFDDSAELPAGTLSAELISLRESESQPMPAQLRAAGKAIAKQLSARG; this is encoded by the coding sequence ATGCATATTATCGTCGCGCCCGATTCCTTCAAGGGAACCGCCACCGCACCAGAGGCCGCAGCCGGCATTGCCGCGGGCATTCGTGAAGCCCTCCCCGAAGCAAAAGTCACCACGCTCGCTTTAGCCGACGGCGGCGAGGGGACCTCGGAAGCAGTAGCCAGCGTCCTGGCCACCGCCGGGCACCGAATTGAAAAGGTAACCCTGCCCACCGTGGACGCCCTAGGAAGGTTGACGGAGGCGACCTATTATCTTGACCGCGATGACAACACCGCCTACATCGATGTGGCCGCCGCCTCCGGCCTGCCTGCCGTGGCGGACGGCCCCGACGCCCTGCATTCTGACACCTACGGGACGGGCGTTCTTATCGCCGACGCCGAATCCAAAGGCGCCAAGCGCATTGTCCTGGGCCTAGGGGGCTCCGCCACGACCGACGGAGGCACCGGCATCCTGACCGCCCTGGGCGCCGCGGCCCACGATTCCCGCGGCTACGCCCTGCCCAAGGGCGGCGCTCCCCTGGTGCACCTGGACCACATTGACACGGTGCAGCTCAACATGAAGGCGGCAATGCTGGATTTTGTCCTTCTGTGTGACACCCGCTGCACCGCGGCCCGCTCGGCGATCATGTACGGCCCCCAGAAAGGCGCGTCGCAGCAGGAAGTGGCATTACTGACCGGCGCCTTACAGCGCCTGTGTGAGGTAACCGGGATTGATCCAGAGACCGAATCCTTCGGCGCCGCCGGCGCGATTCCAGTTGGCCTGACCTGGGTATCTGAGACCCTGTGGGGCACCCGGGACCACGTCGCCGTTCGCTCTGGCGCGGAATTCATCGCCGATGCCATGAACCTCGATGATCGCCTAGCCACCGCGGACCTCATCATCACGGGTGAAGGCGGCTTCGATGAGCAGTCCCTGACCGGAAAGGTGGTGGGCACCATCGCCGATAAGGCCGCGGCCGCGGGAGTTCAGCTTGGCGTCGTGGCGGGCCGCTTTGATGACTCCGCCGAGCTTCCGGCCGGAACGCTGTCAGCGGAACTCATCTCCCTGCGCGAATCCGAATCCCAGCCTATGCCCGCGCAGTTGCGCGCGGCCGGCAAGGCGATTGCAAAGCAGCTCTCCGCGCGAGGCTAA
- the metS gene encoding methionine/alanine import NSS transporter subunit MetS yields the protein MSGIAIMMMVLFMVIIWGGLAAAIIHLRKHPDEVSGDLRDYEYASDDALVAQEHVK from the coding sequence ATGTCCGGTATCGCAATCATGATGATGGTTTTGTTCATGGTGATTATCTGGGGCGGCCTGGCCGCGGCAATAATCCACCTGCGCAAGCATCCAGATGAGGTCTCCGGCGACCTCCGCGACTACGAGTACGCCTCCGACGATGCCCTGGTGGCCCAGGAACACGTCAAGTAG
- a CDS encoding sodium-dependent transporter: protein MSDNTQAQQGERREVFSSRWVFLLAAIGSAVGLGNIWRFPYVAYDNGGGAFLIPYLVALLTAGIPLLFLDYALGHRYRGSAPLVFRRIKAWAEPVGWIQVGIAFFITIYYAAIIAWAAIYTIKSLGRQWGDDTNAYFFTDFLQLDDTKVFSTDFVPQIALALALVWIAAIVVLAIGVDKGIGAVSKFFIPLLFVLFIIVVVRSVFLEGAGMGLDALFTPHWGELTNPTVWVAAYGQIFFSLSVSFGIMLTYSSYLKPRTNLTGTGLVTGFANSSFEVLAGIGVFAALGFMAASQGVQVDEVATSGIGLAFVAFPAIINEMVGGSIFGFLFFLSLTLAGFTSLFSLMEVVVSAVKDKFDLPRKTAAIGIGVVMALLSLALFATTSGMVTLDIMDKFTNNVGIVGVALIAVIIIDWILRRIGEFSTHINAVSSFHVGNVWRICVVNVTTLVLGFTLIQEIVTLINEPYGGYQQSQIITWGWGVIAAIVAVSFALSVMPWRDSQLPLSGPPGSDFGVNPEATRKLAKPRAYVPGEENTDLIQKEG from the coding sequence ATGTCTGACAACACTCAGGCGCAGCAAGGTGAGAGGCGGGAAGTATTTTCCTCCCGCTGGGTATTCCTGCTCGCCGCCATCGGTTCCGCCGTTGGCCTTGGCAACATCTGGCGCTTCCCATACGTTGCATATGACAACGGCGGCGGCGCGTTCCTGATACCCTATCTGGTGGCGCTGCTCACCGCGGGTATCCCGCTTTTGTTCCTGGATTACGCGCTGGGCCACCGCTACCGCGGTTCCGCGCCCTTGGTGTTCCGCCGCATTAAGGCGTGGGCCGAGCCCGTGGGTTGGATCCAGGTGGGCATTGCGTTTTTCATTACCATCTATTACGCGGCGATCATCGCCTGGGCCGCGATTTATACCATCAAGTCCCTAGGCCGGCAGTGGGGCGATGACACCAACGCCTACTTCTTCACGGACTTCCTGCAGCTGGATGATACCAAGGTATTTTCCACGGATTTCGTCCCACAGATCGCGCTAGCGCTGGCGTTGGTCTGGATCGCCGCGATTGTCGTTTTGGCTATCGGCGTGGATAAGGGCATTGGTGCCGTATCCAAGTTCTTCATCCCGCTGCTGTTCGTGCTGTTTATCATCGTGGTGGTTCGCTCGGTATTCCTCGAGGGCGCCGGAATGGGCTTGGACGCACTGTTTACCCCTCACTGGGGCGAGTTGACCAACCCAACCGTGTGGGTTGCGGCGTATGGACAGATCTTCTTCTCCCTGTCCGTGTCCTTTGGCATCATGCTGACCTATTCCTCCTACCTGAAGCCTCGTACCAACCTGACCGGCACCGGTTTGGTTACCGGTTTCGCTAATTCCTCCTTCGAGGTTCTGGCCGGTATTGGTGTCTTCGCCGCACTGGGCTTTATGGCAGCAAGCCAGGGCGTGCAGGTCGATGAGGTTGCCACCTCCGGCATTGGCCTGGCTTTCGTCGCGTTCCCGGCGATCATCAACGAAATGGTTGGCGGCAGCATCTTTGGTTTCCTGTTCTTCCTCTCCCTCACCCTCGCCGGATTTACCTCCCTGTTCTCCCTGATGGAGGTTGTGGTTTCCGCGGTGAAGGACAAGTTCGACCTGCCGCGTAAGACCGCCGCTATCGGCATCGGTGTGGTCATGGCGCTGCTGTCCCTGGCACTGTTTGCAACCACCTCCGGCATGGTCACCCTGGACATCATGGACAAGTTCACGAATAACGTGGGCATCGTGGGTGTGGCCCTTATCGCGGTCATCATCATTGACTGGATTCTCCGCCGCATCGGCGAGTTCTCCACTCACATCAATGCCGTGTCTTCCTTCCACGTCGGCAACGTATGGCGCATTTGCGTGGTTAACGTCACCACCCTGGTCCTCGGGTTTACCCTCATCCAGGAGATTGTCACCCTGATCAATGAGCCTTACGGTGGCTACCAGCAATCCCAAATCATCACCTGGGGTTGGGGCGTTATCGCCGCCATCGTCGCGGTGTCCTTCGCCCTGTCCGTGATGCCATGGCGCGACTCGCAGCTGCCACTGTCCGGCCCTCCGGGCTCTGACTTCGGTGTGAACCCCGAGGCTACCCGCAAGCTTGCCAAGCCGCGCGCCTATGTGCCCGGCGAAGAAAACACCGATTTGATTCAGAAGGAGGGCTAA
- a CDS encoding amidohydrolase, translating into MSTPSSSATAPQQAIADFINSHGTDLTWQRPFYEDLHANPELSHEEERTAGKILERLDAMDCEVVSGIGGHGIVAIFRNGEGPSVLMRADFDALPVKEESGLSYASTNDYMHACGHDMHATALMGVCEVLNAQRQAWTGTFLALFQPAEETSVGAKYMIADDLVSRVPAPDICLGQHVLPGKAGLVMSKPGPVLAGCDSLRIRVTGRSAHASMPHNSIDPTFLAAMIVVRLQGIVGREVAPHEFFVISVGELHSGDKNNIIPDYAELVLNTRYYDTALAERVYGSLERMVRAECEASGCTVEPTFEFFAHGEVTDNDPAADAAIRPTFDSVFGELSITTEPSTASEDFCYLPQAWGVPYYYWFIGSTPESLMDNPPVNHQANFIPEYEPTVDSSTKAGLAAVLTYLHR; encoded by the coding sequence ATGTCCACGCCTTCATCCTCTGCCACCGCCCCGCAGCAAGCCATTGCGGATTTCATTAACTCCCACGGAACGGATCTCACGTGGCAGCGCCCCTTCTATGAAGACTTGCACGCCAACCCGGAGCTGTCCCATGAGGAAGAGCGTACCGCCGGCAAGATCTTAGAACGCCTGGACGCCATGGACTGCGAGGTGGTTTCAGGAATCGGCGGCCACGGCATCGTTGCCATCTTCCGCAACGGTGAGGGCCCGTCCGTGCTTATGCGTGCGGACTTTGATGCACTGCCGGTGAAAGAGGAAAGCGGCTTAAGCTACGCGTCAACGAACGACTATATGCACGCGTGCGGCCACGACATGCACGCCACGGCGCTGATGGGTGTGTGCGAGGTTCTCAACGCGCAACGCCAGGCCTGGACGGGCACGTTCTTGGCCCTATTCCAGCCGGCCGAGGAAACTTCCGTGGGCGCTAAGTACATGATCGCCGATGACCTGGTCAGCAGGGTCCCCGCACCGGATATCTGCCTGGGCCAACACGTGCTTCCAGGCAAGGCGGGCCTAGTAATGTCCAAACCCGGCCCCGTTCTAGCTGGTTGCGATTCCCTCCGCATCCGGGTCACCGGCCGCTCCGCGCACGCTTCCATGCCCCACAACTCCATTGACCCTACGTTCCTAGCGGCCATGATCGTCGTCCGCCTGCAGGGCATCGTGGGCCGCGAGGTGGCCCCTCATGAGTTCTTTGTCATTTCGGTCGGCGAGTTGCATTCCGGGGATAAGAACAACATCATTCCGGACTACGCTGAGCTAGTCCTCAACACTCGCTACTATGACACCGCCCTGGCTGAGCGCGTCTACGGCAGCCTGGAGCGAATGGTGCGGGCCGAGTGCGAGGCATCCGGGTGCACGGTAGAGCCAACCTTCGAATTCTTCGCCCACGGTGAGGTCACGGATAACGACCCGGCGGCGGATGCGGCCATCCGCCCGACGTTTGATTCCGTCTTCGGCGAGCTGTCCATCACCACGGAGCCGTCCACCGCGTCCGAGGATTTCTGCTACCTCCCACAGGCCTGGGGCGTTCCTTACTATTACTGGTTCATCGGCTCCACCCCTGAATCCCTCATGGACAATCCGCCTGTCAACCACCAGGCGAACTTCATCCCGGAGTATGAACCGACGGTAGATTCCTCAACCAAGGCGGGCCTAGCCGCGGTTTTGACCTATCTGCACCGATAA